The Zalophus californianus isolate mZalCal1 chromosome 7, mZalCal1.pri.v2, whole genome shotgun sequence genome includes a region encoding these proteins:
- the TPBG gene encoding trophoblast glycoprotein isoform X2, which translates to MLGVSGRAPLSRVPERIKREAPTKEARRCHPGAAAGRGAGGGARSRESRPAVRTFWREGAGESTPGGERPVARGLAKFRLRRPSSAPTRGKFSQTLPAGPNPPDPVPEPSERAPSQPSSGESRAAMPGGCSRGPAAGDGRLRLARLALVLLGWVSSSLTSSAPSTSSASFLASAVSAQPPLPGQCPQPCECSEAARTVKCVNRNLTEVPADLPHYVRNLFLTGNQLAVLPAGAFARRPPLAELAALNLSGSSLEAVCADAFEHLPSLRQLDLSHNPLVNLSAFAFSGSNASFSAPSPLVELMLNHIVPPDDERQNRSFEGMVAAALRAGQALRGLRRLELASNHFLYLPRDVLAQLPGLRHLDLRNNSLVSLTYVSFGNLTHLESLHLEDNALKVLHNGTLAELQSLPHVRVFLDNNPWVCDCQMADMVAWLKETEVVQGKARLTCAFPEKMRNRALLELNSSHLECDPILPPSLQTSYVFLGIVLALIGAIFLLVLYLNRKGIKKWMHNIRDACRDHMEGYHYRYEINADPRLTNLSSNSDV; encoded by the exons ATGCTGGGTGTCTCGGGACGCGCGCCCCTCTCCCGG GTCCCGGAGCGGATCAAGCGCGAGGCGCCAACAAAAGAGGCAAGGAGGTGTCACCCGGGGGCCGCGGCAGGAAGAGGAGCGGGAGGAGGAGCGCGGAGCCGAGAGTCCCGACCCGCCGTGCGTACTTTCTggagggaaggggcgggggaATCGACCCCGGGAGGGGAACGCCCGGTGGCGAGGGGCTTAGCCAAGTTCCGGCTGCGGCGGCCCTCCTCCGCTCCCACGAGAGGAAAGTTTTCTCAGACGCTTCCGGCCGGCCCGAACCCTCCGGACCCAGTTCCCGAGCCTTCGGAGCGGGCGCCGTCCCAGCCCAGCTCCGGGGAAAGCCGTGCCGCGATGCCTGGGGGGTGCTCCCGGGGCCCCGCCGCCGGGGACGGGCGGCTGCGGCTGGCGCGGCTGGCGCTGGTCCTCCTGGGCTGGGTCTCGTCCTCTCTCACCTCCTCGGCGCCCTCCACCTCCTCCGCGTCGTTCCTGGCCTCCGCGGTGTCCGCCCAGCCCCCGTTGCCAGGCCAATGCCCCCAGCCCTGCGAGTGCTCCGAGGCTGCGCGCACTGTCAAATGCGTTAACCGCAACCTGACCGAGGTGCCCGCGGACCTGCCTCACTACGTGCGCAACCTCTTCCTTACCGGCAATCAGCTGGCGGTGCTCCCCGCCGGCGCCTTCGCCCGCCGGCCGCCGCTGGCCGAGCTGGCCGCTCTCAACCTCAGCGGCAGCAGCCTGGAGGCGGTGTGCGCTGACGCCTTCGAGCATCTGCCCAGCCTGCGCCAGctcgacctcagccacaaccCGCTGGTCAACCTCAGCGCCTTCGCCTTCTCCGGTAGCAACGCCAGCTTctcggcccccagccccctggtGGAACTGATGCTGAACCACATCGTGCCCCCTGACGACGAGCGGCAGAACCGGAGCTTCGAGGGTATGGTGGCGGCTGCCCTACGAGCCGGCCAAGCGCTTCGCGGGCTCCGGCGCCTAGAACTGGCCAGCAACCACTTCCTGTACTTGCCTCGGGACGTACTAGCCCAACTACCCGGCCTCAGGCACCTGGATCTGCGCAACAACTCTCTGGTGAGCCTAACCTACGTGTCCTTCGGCAACCTGACACACCTAGAAAGCCTCCACCTGGAGgacaatgccctcaaggtcctTCACAATGGCACCCTGGCAGAGTTGCAAAGCCTGCCCCACGTCAGGGTCTTCCTGGACAACAATCCCTGGGTCTGCGACTGTCAGATGGCAGACATGGTGGCCTGGCTCAAGGAGACAGAGGTAGTGCAGGGCAAAGCTCGGCTCACCTGTGCATTCCCGGAAAAAATGAGGAATCGGGCCCTCTTGGAACTCAACAGCTCCCACCTGGAATGTGACCCtatcctccctccatccctgcagACTTCTTATGTCTTCCTAGGTATTGTTTTAGCCCTGATAGGCGCCATTTTCCTACTGGTTTTGTATTTGAACCGCAAGGGGATAAAAAAGTGGATGCATAACATCAGAGATGCCTGCAGGGATCACATGGAAGGGTATCACTACAGATATGAAATCAACGCGGACCCCAGGTTAACCAACCTCAGTTCTAATTCGGATGTCTGA
- the TPBG gene encoding trophoblast glycoprotein isoform X1, which yields MLVLRVALSRLNLFCYGPAYPNQGEFHEIHQRFSSCPRGLPRLAARREKSLRQAWLSPAPRVGFSQRRRLGQGLGCEESRRPQRGAEKSPRLWWDSVVSGGDGCGGERWGASGEGENPEAAPAPSHPLEVPERIKREAPTKEARRCHPGAAAGRGAGGGARSRESRPAVRTFWREGAGESTPGGERPVARGLAKFRLRRPSSAPTRGKFSQTLPAGPNPPDPVPEPSERAPSQPSSGESRAAMPGGCSRGPAAGDGRLRLARLALVLLGWVSSSLTSSAPSTSSASFLASAVSAQPPLPGQCPQPCECSEAARTVKCVNRNLTEVPADLPHYVRNLFLTGNQLAVLPAGAFARRPPLAELAALNLSGSSLEAVCADAFEHLPSLRQLDLSHNPLVNLSAFAFSGSNASFSAPSPLVELMLNHIVPPDDERQNRSFEGMVAAALRAGQALRGLRRLELASNHFLYLPRDVLAQLPGLRHLDLRNNSLVSLTYVSFGNLTHLESLHLEDNALKVLHNGTLAELQSLPHVRVFLDNNPWVCDCQMADMVAWLKETEVVQGKARLTCAFPEKMRNRALLELNSSHLECDPILPPSLQTSYVFLGIVLALIGAIFLLVLYLNRKGIKKWMHNIRDACRDHMEGYHYRYEINADPRLTNLSSNSDV from the exons atgcTGGTGCTTCGCGTTGCTCTGTCACGCCTAAACCTATTTTGTTACGGCCCTGCGTACCCAAACCAGGGTGAATTCCACGAGATTCACCAGCGGTTTTCTTCCTGTCCAAG AGGGCTGCCAAGGTTGGCGGCGCGGCGGGAGAAATCCCTCCGGCAGGCCTggctctcccccgccccccgggtTGGTTTTTCCCAGCGGCGGAggctgggccaggggctggggtgcgAGGAGAGTCGGCGCCCGCAGCGCGGAGCCGAGAAGTCGCCGAGACTCTGGTGGGACTCGGTCGTCTCCGGAGGTGACGGGTGCGGAGGTGAGCGGTGGGGAGCAAGCGGCGAGGGCGAAAACCCGGAGGCGGCGCCGGCCCCTTCCCATCCTTTGGAG GTCCCGGAGCGGATCAAGCGCGAGGCGCCAACAAAAGAGGCAAGGAGGTGTCACCCGGGGGCCGCGGCAGGAAGAGGAGCGGGAGGAGGAGCGCGGAGCCGAGAGTCCCGACCCGCCGTGCGTACTTTCTggagggaaggggcgggggaATCGACCCCGGGAGGGGAACGCCCGGTGGCGAGGGGCTTAGCCAAGTTCCGGCTGCGGCGGCCCTCCTCCGCTCCCACGAGAGGAAAGTTTTCTCAGACGCTTCCGGCCGGCCCGAACCCTCCGGACCCAGTTCCCGAGCCTTCGGAGCGGGCGCCGTCCCAGCCCAGCTCCGGGGAAAGCCGTGCCGCGATGCCTGGGGGGTGCTCCCGGGGCCCCGCCGCCGGGGACGGGCGGCTGCGGCTGGCGCGGCTGGCGCTGGTCCTCCTGGGCTGGGTCTCGTCCTCTCTCACCTCCTCGGCGCCCTCCACCTCCTCCGCGTCGTTCCTGGCCTCCGCGGTGTCCGCCCAGCCCCCGTTGCCAGGCCAATGCCCCCAGCCCTGCGAGTGCTCCGAGGCTGCGCGCACTGTCAAATGCGTTAACCGCAACCTGACCGAGGTGCCCGCGGACCTGCCTCACTACGTGCGCAACCTCTTCCTTACCGGCAATCAGCTGGCGGTGCTCCCCGCCGGCGCCTTCGCCCGCCGGCCGCCGCTGGCCGAGCTGGCCGCTCTCAACCTCAGCGGCAGCAGCCTGGAGGCGGTGTGCGCTGACGCCTTCGAGCATCTGCCCAGCCTGCGCCAGctcgacctcagccacaaccCGCTGGTCAACCTCAGCGCCTTCGCCTTCTCCGGTAGCAACGCCAGCTTctcggcccccagccccctggtGGAACTGATGCTGAACCACATCGTGCCCCCTGACGACGAGCGGCAGAACCGGAGCTTCGAGGGTATGGTGGCGGCTGCCCTACGAGCCGGCCAAGCGCTTCGCGGGCTCCGGCGCCTAGAACTGGCCAGCAACCACTTCCTGTACTTGCCTCGGGACGTACTAGCCCAACTACCCGGCCTCAGGCACCTGGATCTGCGCAACAACTCTCTGGTGAGCCTAACCTACGTGTCCTTCGGCAACCTGACACACCTAGAAAGCCTCCACCTGGAGgacaatgccctcaaggtcctTCACAATGGCACCCTGGCAGAGTTGCAAAGCCTGCCCCACGTCAGGGTCTTCCTGGACAACAATCCCTGGGTCTGCGACTGTCAGATGGCAGACATGGTGGCCTGGCTCAAGGAGACAGAGGTAGTGCAGGGCAAAGCTCGGCTCACCTGTGCATTCCCGGAAAAAATGAGGAATCGGGCCCTCTTGGAACTCAACAGCTCCCACCTGGAATGTGACCCtatcctccctccatccctgcagACTTCTTATGTCTTCCTAGGTATTGTTTTAGCCCTGATAGGCGCCATTTTCCTACTGGTTTTGTATTTGAACCGCAAGGGGATAAAAAAGTGGATGCATAACATCAGAGATGCCTGCAGGGATCACATGGAAGGGTATCACTACAGATATGAAATCAACGCGGACCCCAGGTTAACCAACCTCAGTTCTAATTCGGATGTCTGA
- the TPBG gene encoding trophoblast glycoprotein isoform X3: MPGGCSRGPAAGDGRLRLARLALVLLGWVSSSLTSSAPSTSSASFLASAVSAQPPLPGQCPQPCECSEAARTVKCVNRNLTEVPADLPHYVRNLFLTGNQLAVLPAGAFARRPPLAELAALNLSGSSLEAVCADAFEHLPSLRQLDLSHNPLVNLSAFAFSGSNASFSAPSPLVELMLNHIVPPDDERQNRSFEGMVAAALRAGQALRGLRRLELASNHFLYLPRDVLAQLPGLRHLDLRNNSLVSLTYVSFGNLTHLESLHLEDNALKVLHNGTLAELQSLPHVRVFLDNNPWVCDCQMADMVAWLKETEVVQGKARLTCAFPEKMRNRALLELNSSHLECDPILPPSLQTSYVFLGIVLALIGAIFLLVLYLNRKGIKKWMHNIRDACRDHMEGYHYRYEINADPRLTNLSSNSDV; encoded by the coding sequence ATGCCTGGGGGGTGCTCCCGGGGCCCCGCCGCCGGGGACGGGCGGCTGCGGCTGGCGCGGCTGGCGCTGGTCCTCCTGGGCTGGGTCTCGTCCTCTCTCACCTCCTCGGCGCCCTCCACCTCCTCCGCGTCGTTCCTGGCCTCCGCGGTGTCCGCCCAGCCCCCGTTGCCAGGCCAATGCCCCCAGCCCTGCGAGTGCTCCGAGGCTGCGCGCACTGTCAAATGCGTTAACCGCAACCTGACCGAGGTGCCCGCGGACCTGCCTCACTACGTGCGCAACCTCTTCCTTACCGGCAATCAGCTGGCGGTGCTCCCCGCCGGCGCCTTCGCCCGCCGGCCGCCGCTGGCCGAGCTGGCCGCTCTCAACCTCAGCGGCAGCAGCCTGGAGGCGGTGTGCGCTGACGCCTTCGAGCATCTGCCCAGCCTGCGCCAGctcgacctcagccacaaccCGCTGGTCAACCTCAGCGCCTTCGCCTTCTCCGGTAGCAACGCCAGCTTctcggcccccagccccctggtGGAACTGATGCTGAACCACATCGTGCCCCCTGACGACGAGCGGCAGAACCGGAGCTTCGAGGGTATGGTGGCGGCTGCCCTACGAGCCGGCCAAGCGCTTCGCGGGCTCCGGCGCCTAGAACTGGCCAGCAACCACTTCCTGTACTTGCCTCGGGACGTACTAGCCCAACTACCCGGCCTCAGGCACCTGGATCTGCGCAACAACTCTCTGGTGAGCCTAACCTACGTGTCCTTCGGCAACCTGACACACCTAGAAAGCCTCCACCTGGAGgacaatgccctcaaggtcctTCACAATGGCACCCTGGCAGAGTTGCAAAGCCTGCCCCACGTCAGGGTCTTCCTGGACAACAATCCCTGGGTCTGCGACTGTCAGATGGCAGACATGGTGGCCTGGCTCAAGGAGACAGAGGTAGTGCAGGGCAAAGCTCGGCTCACCTGTGCATTCCCGGAAAAAATGAGGAATCGGGCCCTCTTGGAACTCAACAGCTCCCACCTGGAATGTGACCCtatcctccctccatccctgcagACTTCTTATGTCTTCCTAGGTATTGTTTTAGCCCTGATAGGCGCCATTTTCCTACTGGTTTTGTATTTGAACCGCAAGGGGATAAAAAAGTGGATGCATAACATCAGAGATGCCTGCAGGGATCACATGGAAGGGTATCACTACAGATATGAAATCAACGCGGACCCCAGGTTAACCAACCTCAGTTCTAATTCGGATGTCTGA